GTCGCGGAGACGTTGACCGCCATGCCGGCACTGAATCTCGATGCAGCGCTGGTGCATCTGAATATCGCCGATGCCCGGGGCAACGCCGCCTACACCGGCGTCGACCCGTACTTCGACGATTTGTATTGCCTGGCCGCCGAACGGCGGTTCCTCTCCGCCGAGCGGGTCGTGTCGACCGAGGAACTGGTGGGCGCGGTCGAGCCGCAACGACTGTTGATCAACCGGATGATGGTGGACGGGGTGGTCGAAGCGCCGCGCGGCGCGCACTTCACCCTCGGCGCGGCCGACTACCCGCGCGACGAGAAGTTCCAGCGGCACTACGCCGAATCGGCCACCGACCCGGCAACGTGGGCGGCGTTCCAGGCCACCTATCTGGCCGGCAGCGAGGCCGATTATCAGGCGGCGGTCGCACGATTCGAGGAGGGCGACGGTGCCTGATCAGGCGAGTGGCGACGAGATCAGCCGTGCCGAATACTGCGCGATCGCGTGTGCCGAGATCTTCGCCGGCGCGGGCGAGATCATGGCCAGCCCGATGGCGACGCTGCCGTCGATCGGCGCCCGGCTGGCCCGGCTGACCACCGAGCCGGACCTGCTGATCTCCGACGGTGAGGCACTGTTCCTGGCCGATACCCCGGCGCTGGGTACGACCGGCGCGATCGAGGGCTGGATCCCGTTCCGCCGGGTGTTCGACCTCCTCGCGAACGGACGGCGGCACGTGGTGATGGGCGCGAACCAGCTCGACCGCTACGGCAATCAGAACCTGTCCGCGTTCGGCCCGGTGCAGCACCCGACCCGGCAGATGTTCGGTGCCCGCGGCGCCC
Above is a genomic segment from Skermania piniformis containing:
- a CDS encoding CoA-transferase subunit beta — its product is MPDQASGDEISRAEYCAIACAEIFAGAGEIMASPMATLPSIGARLARLTTEPDLLISDGEALFLADTPALGTTGAIEGWIPFRRVFDLLANGRRHVVMGANQLDRYGNQNLSAFGPVQHPTRQMFGARGAPGNTVNHATSYFVPRHSNRVFVDRVDIVCGVGYDRVLPGDPAYRFHHLHRVVSNLGVFDFTGPGGTLHARSLHPGVTAADVAENTSFEIDGLADAPPTREPSADELRLIREVIDPKGLREREVRG